A single window of Pseudoduganella plicata DNA harbors:
- a CDS encoding GNAT family N-acetyltransferase: MDNAIVIRPGTVADAPILGALVMDLLPFLTVDPAGRGAGSFVANIDAAAQARYLAAPSFRYRLAWRGDTLAGFVAMRDNGHLFHLFVDRALHGQGLGRRLWELARDEALALGNPGVFTVNASDHALPMYVRLGFVPAAPREEKNGIAWTPMRYG, from the coding sequence ATGGACAACGCCATCGTCATTCGCCCCGGCACCGTCGCGGATGCGCCGATCCTCGGCGCCCTCGTCATGGACCTGCTGCCGTTCCTGACGGTCGACCCGGCAGGGCGGGGCGCCGGATCGTTTGTCGCCAATATCGACGCGGCCGCGCAGGCGCGCTACCTGGCCGCGCCGTCGTTCCGCTACCGGCTGGCGTGGCGCGGCGACACGCTGGCCGGCTTCGTCGCCATGCGCGACAACGGCCACCTGTTCCATCTGTTTGTCGACCGTGCGTTGCACGGACAGGGACTGGGCCGCCGGCTGTGGGAACTGGCGCGCGACGAGGCGCTGGCATTGGGCAATCCGGGCGTCTTCACCGTCAACGCTTCCGATCACGCGCTGCCGATGTACGTGCGGCTCGGCTTTGTGCCGGCCGCGCCGCGCGAGGAAAAGAACGGCATCGCCTGGACGCCGATGCGGTACGGCTGA
- a CDS encoding PhzF family phenazine biosynthesis protein: MTRQLELLCFGTRPGEGNAALVLLDDGSNAAQRQALAAASGVSACVFIDVPAYSPTLDFYYPHMRSPLCVHATLAAARVLLDATAGPLVVRTALRGQTLTLHRQSDDVYVELASQPAPAPPLSTALAARLIPGIALASTPAIASVGSPKLLLEVRDSAALEALRPDLAAIHAWGKEHGIGGCYAWCRRPDGALEGRNFNHLDAAHEDSATGVAAGALTVFLGESLRLYQGAHLGKPCLLRTVLERETLLIGGAVEYARRDGKL; this comes from the coding sequence ATGACACGACAACTCGAACTGCTCTGCTTTGGCACCCGTCCCGGCGAGGGCAACGCGGCACTGGTGCTGCTGGACGACGGCAGCAATGCGGCCCAACGCCAGGCGCTGGCGGCAGCCAGCGGCGTAAGTGCCTGCGTCTTCATCGACGTCCCTGCGTACTCCCCCACGCTCGATTTTTATTACCCTCACATGCGCAGCCCTTTGTGCGTGCACGCCACGCTGGCGGCGGCGCGCGTGCTGCTGGACGCCACGGCGGGCCCGCTCGTCGTGCGCACGGCATTGCGTGGACAGACGCTGACGCTGCACCGGCAGTCCGATGACGTGTATGTGGAACTGGCTTCGCAGCCAGCGCCAGCGCCGCCGTTATCCACTGCATTGGCGGCTCGGCTGATACCCGGAATCGCGCTAGCATCCACGCCGGCCATTGCCTCCGTCGGCAGTCCGAAGCTGCTGCTGGAAGTGCGCGACAGTGCGGCGCTGGAGGCGCTGCGGCCCGACCTGGCGGCGATTCATGCATGGGGCAAGGAGCACGGCATCGGCGGCTGCTACGCGTGGTGCCGCCGGCCGGACGGCGCGCTGGAAGGACGCAACTTCAATCACCTGGACGCGGCGCACGAGGACAGCGCGACAGGCGTGGCGGCAGGCGCGTTGACGGTTTTTCTGGGCGAATCGCTGCGGCTGTATCAGGGCGCGCATCTGGGCAAACCATGCCTGTTGCGGACCGTGCTGGAGAGAGAAACGCTGCTGATCGGCGGAGCAGTGGAGTATGCGCGCAGGGACGGCAAACTATAG
- a CDS encoding GNAT family N-acetyltransferase, with protein sequence MPDNAAVPVTIDIRPAVLPDNLPVVRELFREYAVALGVDLCFQNFEAELAELPGKYAAPRGRLLLAWDGATAVGCVALRPVDAARCEMKRLYVRPAARAQRLGRGLAERICAEAKEAGYRQICLDTLATMTAAVGLYRELGFVAIEPYVYNPLDGVLFLGREL encoded by the coding sequence ATGCCAGACAATGCCGCTGTACCTGTGACCATCGACATCCGGCCGGCCGTGCTGCCGGACAATCTGCCCGTGGTGCGCGAACTGTTTCGAGAATACGCGGTGGCGCTGGGCGTGGACCTGTGCTTCCAGAATTTCGAGGCGGAGCTGGCCGAACTGCCCGGCAAATACGCGGCGCCACGCGGACGCCTGCTGCTGGCGTGGGATGGCGCAACGGCTGTCGGCTGCGTCGCCCTGCGGCCCGTCGATGCGGCGCGCTGCGAGATGAAGCGGCTGTACGTGAGGCCGGCGGCCCGCGCGCAACGGCTGGGGCGGGGCCTGGCGGAGCGCATCTGCGCCGAGGCGAAGGAGGCCGGCTATCGGCAGATCTGCCTCGACACGCTGGCAACGATGACGGCGGCCGTGGGGCTGTACCGCGAGCTGGGATTCGTCGCCATCGAACCCTACGTCTACAATCCGCTGGACGGGGTGCTGTTCCTGGGGCGCGAGCTGTAA
- a CDS encoding PRC-barrel domain-containing protein: MSFVNDVVGTNNEQGPGPRLMGADTLIGDHIHNMQNEHLGTVKEIMLDMQTGRISYVVMASGGVLTIGEKLFAVPWEALALDPANHQLRLNIAKERIEAAPGFDKDHWPDMANDAWATEVHSYYGTGASAGQHQSLR; this comes from the coding sequence ATGAGCTTTGTTAATGACGTCGTCGGCACCAATAACGAACAGGGCCCAGGCCCACGCCTGATGGGGGCGGACACGCTGATCGGCGACCACATCCACAATATGCAGAACGAACATCTGGGCACCGTCAAGGAAATCATGCTGGACATGCAGACGGGCCGCATTTCCTACGTCGTGATGGCGTCGGGCGGCGTGCTGACGATCGGCGAGAAGCTGTTCGCCGTGCCCTGGGAAGCGCTGGCGCTGGACCCGGCCAACCACCAGTTGCGCCTGAACATTGCCAAAGAGCGCATTGAAGCGGCACCTGGCTTCGACAAGGACCACTGGCCGGACATGGCGAACGACGCCTGGGCCACGGAAGTGCACAGCTACTACGGAACCGGCGCATCGGCCGGGCAGCACCAGAGCCTGCGCTGA
- a CDS encoding TonB-dependent receptor plug domain-containing protein: MFSTPAKIRTHLRPVRQAVLLSLYGSAIFAAASGAHAQNTGTPPAAIAPADSSLQVVNVVGSRRATSSATDTVSPVDVIPLSAAAERGGQFDLSQTLTNISPSFNSTRQTGADGADLVDSAALRGLGSDQTLVLVNGKRRHTSSLVNLFGARNRGNTGTDMNAIPMLAIKDVQVLRDGAAAQYGSDAIAGVMDIGLKRSIGCEAVAGYGQYSAGDGKNYLASAYCGFALAGGVVGVTGEYLDRGRSDRSEPDNPRIIGDSKTKNKTLYVNGDIPTGVAGGSGRFYFTGGVQTRDASSAAFGRGGVGTEDIPSRNSAAMYPDGFVPFINGDLDDRYVILGHRAKLGEWNTDLSQTYGYNRLRYAIANTLNASIANADLLAGGQGVSPTSFEAGGFSFAQYTTNLDFNRYFTGMVGDGLNVAFGAEYRVEKYKIEAGEPGSYIDADGVGIGGNAGSQGFPGFQPGDITNARRHSTAAYLDLEADINAQTKLQGAVRWEKYSDFGSTVTGKLAGSYRVAPSVLLRGSASTGFRAPSLQQAYFSSTFTDFIGGVPTDVVLAPNGGAVANLAGIPKLKEEKSRSFTLGTTWTPTDAISVTADLYHIKIKDRIVLSGRFDADNYPELAARLGTLGVGQAQFFVNSVDTKTQGVDLTASHKGTVLGNRLTTFLAANFSKTEVDGIHAPQSLAGYEDVLLSERERLFIEQGGPRRKVTLGFDYITGPIQTDFRIIHFGPQTLGTFSGTAAGVPNLKYEAKTSADLSLTYTINQNAKITVGGNNIFNVKPTSQNADETDNGFKYDSVQFGLNGASYFARLHVKF, encoded by the coding sequence GTGTTTTCGACCCCAGCCAAGATTCGCACCCACCTCCGCCCCGTCCGCCAGGCAGTCCTGTTGAGCTTGTACGGCAGCGCTATCTTCGCCGCCGCATCGGGCGCGCACGCCCAGAACACCGGCACGCCGCCGGCCGCCATCGCGCCGGCCGATTCGTCCCTGCAGGTCGTCAACGTGGTCGGCTCGCGCCGCGCCACCAGTTCGGCGACCGATACCGTCTCCCCTGTCGACGTGATCCCGCTGTCGGCCGCCGCCGAACGAGGCGGCCAGTTCGATCTGTCGCAGACGCTGACCAATATTTCGCCGTCGTTCAACTCCACGCGCCAGACCGGCGCGGATGGCGCCGACCTGGTGGACTCCGCCGCGCTGCGCGGCCTGGGTTCCGACCAGACGCTGGTGCTGGTGAACGGCAAGCGCCGCCACACGTCCTCGCTGGTCAACCTGTTCGGCGCGCGCAACCGCGGCAACACGGGCACGGACATGAACGCGATCCCGATGCTGGCGATCAAGGACGTGCAGGTACTGCGCGACGGCGCCGCCGCCCAATACGGCTCGGACGCCATTGCCGGCGTGATGGACATCGGCCTGAAACGCAGCATCGGCTGCGAAGCGGTGGCCGGCTACGGCCAGTATTCCGCCGGCGACGGCAAGAACTACCTCGCCTCGGCCTACTGCGGCTTCGCGCTGGCCGGCGGCGTCGTCGGCGTGACGGGCGAATACCTCGACCGCGGCCGCTCGGACCGTTCGGAGCCGGACAATCCGCGCATCATCGGCGACTCGAAAACCAAGAACAAGACGCTGTACGTCAACGGCGACATTCCGACCGGCGTGGCCGGCGGCTCCGGACGCTTCTACTTCACCGGCGGCGTGCAGACGCGCGACGCCTCGTCGGCCGCCTTCGGCCGCGGCGGCGTCGGCACGGAGGATATCCCGTCGCGCAATTCCGCCGCCATGTACCCGGACGGCTTCGTCCCGTTCATCAACGGCGACCTGGATGACCGCTACGTGATCCTGGGCCACCGCGCCAAGCTGGGCGAGTGGAACACGGATCTGTCGCAAACGTATGGCTACAACCGCCTGCGCTACGCCATCGCCAATACGCTGAACGCGTCGATCGCCAATGCCGACCTGCTGGCCGGCGGTCAGGGTGTCAGCCCGACTTCCTTCGAGGCGGGCGGCTTCTCGTTCGCCCAGTACACGACCAACCTGGACTTCAACCGCTACTTCACCGGCATGGTCGGCGATGGCCTGAACGTGGCGTTCGGCGCCGAGTACCGCGTCGAGAAGTACAAGATCGAAGCCGGCGAACCGGGTTCGTACATCGACGCGGACGGCGTCGGCATCGGCGGCAACGCGGGCAGCCAGGGCTTCCCCGGTTTCCAGCCAGGCGACATTACCAACGCGCGCCGCCACAGCACGGCGGCCTACCTGGACCTGGAAGCGGACATCAACGCGCAGACCAAACTGCAGGGTGCCGTGCGCTGGGAAAAATACAGCGACTTCGGCTCCACCGTCACCGGCAAGCTGGCCGGCAGCTACCGAGTGGCGCCATCGGTGCTGCTGCGCGGCTCGGCCAGCACGGGCTTCCGCGCGCCGTCGCTGCAGCAGGCCTACTTCTCGTCCACGTTCACCGACTTCATCGGCGGCGTGCCCACCGACGTGGTGCTGGCCCCGAATGGCGGCGCCGTCGCCAACCTGGCCGGCATTCCGAAGCTGAAGGAAGAGAAATCGCGCTCCTTCACGCTGGGCACAACGTGGACGCCGACGGACGCGATCTCCGTCACGGCCGACCTGTATCACATCAAGATCAAGGACCGCATCGTGCTGTCCGGCCGCTTCGACGCGGACAATTATCCCGAACTGGCGGCGCGGCTGGGGACATTGGGCGTAGGCCAGGCGCAGTTCTTCGTCAACTCCGTCGACACCAAGACGCAGGGCGTGGACCTGACCGCATCGCACAAGGGCACGGTGCTGGGCAACCGCCTGACGACGTTCCTGGCGGCGAACTTCAGCAAGACGGAAGTGGACGGCATCCATGCGCCGCAATCGCTGGCCGGCTACGAGGACGTACTGCTGTCCGAGCGCGAACGCCTGTTCATCGAACAGGGCGGTCCGCGCCGCAAGGTCACCCTGGGCTTCGACTACATCACGGGACCGATCCAGACGGACTTCCGCATCATCCACTTCGGTCCGCAGACCTTGGGCACCTTCAGCGGCACGGCGGCCGGCGTGCCGAACCTGAAGTACGAAGCGAAGACGTCGGCCGACCTGTCGCTGACCTACACGATCAACCAGAACGCCAAGATCACCGTAGGCGGCAACAACATCTTCAACGTCAAGCCGACGTCGCAGAACGCCGACGAAACGGACAACGGCTTCAAGTACGACAGCGTGCAGTTCGGCCTGAACGGCGCCTCGTACTTCGCGCGCCTGCACGTCAAGTTCTGA
- a CDS encoding error-prone DNA polymerase translates to MSTFTTLPPYAELFCMTNFSFLHGASHAEELVARAMQLDYTALAITDECSLAGVVRAHGEAKAAGWNENLLIGSWFRLTNPDGSHALSLLAIAQNRNGYGNLSEMITLGRTRAEKGHYLLHPADFAAPPPERAHLQGLPDCLLILLPAYPVWDTADIDRLHNGAAWMAATFPGRAWLGLVLLQRAFDEGHRLSIDEVALQHGMPVVAAGHVCMHVRSRKPLHDTLTAVRLGKPVFECGYDLAQNAEQHLRSRLRLANVYPPQTLAETIRIAQACKFSLDELRYEYPNELIPPEHTPSSYLRQETYIGAHARFPEGVPAKVQDQIEKELALVAELKYEFFFLTVYDIVRFARSQEILCQGRGSAANSAVCYCLGITEVNPAESNLLMGRFISRERDEPPDIDVDFEHQRREEVIQYIYAKYGRHRAALAATVICYRPKSALRDAGKALGVDLAIVEKVAKAHHWFDSKHELLNRFAECGLDPTTPMAHQWASLAQRLLGFPRHLSQHVGGFVIAQDKLSRLVPIENATMKDRSVIQWDKDDLEELGLLKVDVLALGMLSALRRALNLIGERRGEEFRMQDIPRDDTATYDMMCEADTIGVFQIESRAQMTMLPRLRPRRFYDLVIEVALVRPGPIQGGMVHPYLQRRLDPSLIDYPEGLHEALERTLGVPIFQEQVMQVAMIAAGFSEGEADQLRRAMAAWKRKGGMDKYRGRIISGMLERDYDIEFAERICEQIQGFGEYGFPESHAASFALLTYVSSWIKCHEPAAFLCALLNSQPMGFYGPSQLVQDAKRHGVEVRPIDIAVSGWDSTLEEKDARVQPAVRLGMSLLRGMRAEAAERIEQARALQPFADVADLARRARLDRHDLQVLASGNALQSLAGNRRQALWEAVGAVPDKDLLRPTTAVEEAPRLRAPSEGDDIIGDYRAQGLTLGRHPLALLRSQLLAKRFLPAEVLNTFADGQLARGAGIVTVRQRPGTAKGVLFVTIEDETGNVNVIVWPDLVDRYRREVLGASLLGVYGVWQQEGIVRHLVAKRLVDLSPMLGKLPTASRDFC, encoded by the coding sequence ATGTCCACGTTTACCACCCTGCCGCCGTACGCGGAGTTGTTCTGCATGACGAACTTCTCGTTCCTGCACGGCGCCTCGCATGCGGAGGAGCTGGTGGCGCGCGCCATGCAGCTGGACTACACGGCGCTGGCGATCACGGACGAGTGCTCGCTGGCCGGCGTCGTGCGCGCCCATGGCGAGGCCAAGGCGGCGGGCTGGAACGAGAACCTCCTGATCGGCAGCTGGTTCAGGCTGACGAACCCGGACGGTTCGCACGCGCTGTCGCTGCTGGCGATTGCGCAGAATCGCAACGGCTACGGCAACCTGTCGGAGATGATCACCCTGGGCCGCACCCGCGCGGAGAAGGGCCATTACCTGCTGCATCCGGCCGATTTTGCCGCGCCGCCGCCGGAGCGGGCGCACCTGCAAGGTCTGCCGGATTGCCTGCTGATCCTCTTGCCCGCGTACCCGGTCTGGGACACGGCGGACATCGACCGCCTGCACAACGGGGCGGCATGGATGGCGGCCACGTTCCCGGGGCGTGCGTGGCTGGGCCTCGTGCTGCTGCAGCGTGCGTTCGACGAAGGCCACCGCCTCAGCATCGACGAGGTGGCGCTGCAGCACGGCATGCCCGTCGTGGCGGCGGGCCACGTCTGCATGCACGTGCGCTCGCGCAAACCCTTGCACGACACGCTGACGGCCGTCCGGCTGGGCAAGCCCGTGTTCGAATGCGGCTACGACTTGGCGCAGAACGCGGAGCAGCACCTGCGTTCGCGCCTGCGCCTGGCCAACGTCTATCCGCCGCAGACGCTGGCCGAAACGATCCGCATCGCGCAGGCCTGCAAATTCTCGCTGGACGAACTGCGCTACGAATATCCGAACGAGCTGATACCGCCGGAGCATACGCCCTCGTCGTACCTGCGCCAGGAAACGTATATCGGCGCGCACGCGCGCTTCCCGGAAGGCGTGCCGGCCAAGGTGCAGGACCAGATCGAGAAAGAACTGGCACTGGTCGCGGAGCTGAAGTACGAGTTCTTCTTCCTGACGGTCTACGACATCGTGCGCTTTGCCCGCAGCCAGGAGATCCTGTGCCAGGGCCGCGGCTCGGCCGCCAACTCCGCCGTCTGCTACTGCCTGGGCATCACGGAGGTCAATCCGGCCGAGAGCAATCTGCTGATGGGGCGCTTCATTTCGCGCGAGCGCGACGAGCCGCCCGATATCGACGTGGACTTCGAGCACCAGCGGCGCGAAGAAGTCATCCAGTACATCTACGCCAAATACGGCCGGCACCGGGCAGCGCTGGCGGCCACGGTGATCTGCTATCGGCCCAAGAGCGCATTGCGCGACGCGGGCAAGGCGCTGGGCGTGGACCTGGCTATCGTCGAGAAGGTGGCGAAAGCGCACCACTGGTTCGACAGCAAGCACGAACTGCTGAACCGCTTTGCCGAATGCGGCCTCGATCCCACCACGCCGATGGCGCACCAGTGGGCCAGCCTGGCGCAGCGGCTGCTGGGGTTCCCGCGCCACCTGTCGCAGCACGTGGGCGGCTTCGTCATCGCGCAGGACAAATTGTCGCGCCTCGTCCCCATCGAGAACGCGACGATGAAGGACCGCAGCGTGATCCAGTGGGACAAGGACGACCTGGAAGAACTGGGCCTGCTGAAGGTGGACGTGCTGGCGCTGGGCATGCTGTCGGCGCTGCGCCGCGCCCTGAACCTGATCGGCGAGCGCCGCGGCGAGGAGTTCCGCATGCAGGATATCCCGCGCGACGACACCGCTACGTACGACATGATGTGCGAGGCCGATACCATCGGCGTGTTCCAGATCGAATCGCGCGCGCAGATGACGATGCTGCCGCGCCTGCGGCCGCGCCGCTTCTATGACCTCGTCATCGAAGTTGCGCTGGTACGGCCCGGTCCCATCCAGGGTGGCATGGTCCATCCCTATCTGCAGCGCCGGCTCGACCCGAGCCTGATCGATTATCCGGAAGGCCTGCACGAAGCGCTGGAGCGCACCCTGGGCGTGCCGATCTTCCAGGAGCAGGTGATGCAGGTGGCGATGATTGCCGCCGGCTTCTCGGAAGGGGAGGCTGACCAGCTGCGCCGCGCGATGGCGGCATGGAAGCGCAAGGGCGGCATGGACAAGTACCGCGGCCGCATCATCTCGGGCATGCTGGAGCGGGATTACGACATCGAGTTCGCCGAGCGCATCTGCGAACAGATCCAGGGCTTCGGCGAATATGGTTTTCCCGAATCGCATGCGGCCAGCTTCGCGCTGCTGACGTACGTGAGCTCGTGGATCAAGTGCCACGAGCCGGCCGCGTTCCTGTGCGCGCTGCTCAACAGCCAGCCGATGGGATTCTACGGGCCGTCGCAGCTGGTGCAGGATGCGAAGCGGCATGGCGTCGAGGTACGGCCCATCGACATCGCCGTCAGCGGCTGGGATTCCACGCTGGAGGAAAAAGACGCCCGCGTGCAGCCGGCAGTGCGTCTCGGAATGTCCCTGTTGCGCGGCATGCGCGCCGAGGCGGCCGAACGGATCGAGCAGGCGCGCGCGCTGCAGCCGTTCGCGGACGTGGCGGACCTGGCGCGCCGGGCGCGGCTCGACCGGCACGACCTGCAGGTGCTGGCATCGGGCAACGCGCTGCAAAGCCTGGCCGGCAACCGCCGCCAGGCGCTGTGGGAAGCGGTGGGCGCGGTGCCCGACAAGGACCTGCTGCGCCCCACCACGGCGGTGGAAGAGGCGCCCCGGCTGCGCGCGCCGAGCGAAGGCGACGACATCATCGGCGACTACCGCGCCCAGGGGCTGACGCTGGGGCGGCATCCGCTGGCGCTGCTGCGCTCCCAGCTGCTGGCCAAGCGCTTCCTGCCGGCCGAGGTGCTGAACACGTTCGCCGACGGCCAGCTCGCGCGCGGCGCCGGCATCGTCACCGTGCGCCAGCGTCCCGGCACGGCCAAGGGCGTGCTGTTCGTCACGATCGAGGACGAGACGGGCAACGTCAACGTCATCGTCTGGCCCGACCTCGTCGACCGGTACCGGCGCGAGGTGCTGGGCGCATCGCTGCTGGGCGTATATGGGGTGTGGCAGCAGGAAGGCATCGTGCGCCACCTGGTCGCCAAGCGGCTGGTCGACCTGTCGCCGATGCTGGGCAAGCTGCCGACGGCCAGCCGCGACTTCTGCTGA
- a CDS encoding CTP synthase codes for MTKFVFVTGGVVSSLGKGIAAASLAAILESRGLKVTMLKLDPYINVDPGTMSPMQHGEVFVTDDGAETDLDLGHYERFISTRMRKVNNFTTGQIYESVIRKERRGEYLGKTVQVIPHITNEIQDYIRRGAEGYDVALCEIGGTVGDIESLPFLEAARQLSLRAGRKNAAFVHLTLVPFIASAGELKTKPTQHSVQKLREIGISPNALLCRADRAIPEDERAKISLFSNIEERAVISVWDVDTIYKVPQMLHDQGLDAIICEALDIDPAPADLSVWSKLIYTLEHPKQEVSIGMVGKYVDLTESYKSLTEALRHAGIHTESRVNIEYIDSEEIEAKGPGDLAKYDAILVPGGFGKRGVEGKIRAAQFARENKVPYLGICLGMQVALIEYARHMAGLTNANSTEFDADTDQPVVALIDEWQGQDGKVEKRDANSDLGGTMRLGAQACAVKPGTLAHEIYGGVVTERHRHRYEANNHYLPRVEEAGLVVAARTPTEDLCEIMELPREGANAHPWYMGVQYHPEFKSTPRDGHPLFKSFIEAALAHKSVSRTAANSGAAVTEQGDAA; via the coding sequence ATGACCAAATTTGTCTTCGTCACTGGTGGCGTTGTGTCGTCCCTTGGAAAAGGGATTGCCGCCGCCTCCCTCGCCGCGATCCTCGAATCGCGCGGCCTCAAAGTCACCATGCTCAAGCTGGACCCGTACATCAACGTGGACCCGGGCACGATGAGCCCCATGCAGCACGGTGAAGTCTTCGTCACGGACGATGGCGCCGAAACCGACCTGGATCTCGGGCACTACGAACGTTTCATCTCGACCCGCATGCGCAAGGTGAACAACTTCACCACGGGCCAGATCTACGAATCCGTGATCCGCAAGGAACGCCGCGGCGAGTACCTGGGCAAGACGGTGCAGGTGATCCCGCACATCACGAACGAAATCCAGGACTACATCCGCCGCGGCGCGGAAGGCTACGACGTGGCGCTGTGCGAGATCGGCGGTACCGTGGGCGACATCGAGTCGCTGCCGTTCCTGGAAGCGGCACGTCAGCTGAGCCTGCGCGCGGGCCGCAAGAACGCCGCGTTCGTGCACCTGACGCTGGTGCCGTTCATCGCCTCCGCAGGCGAACTGAAAACGAAACCGACGCAGCACTCGGTGCAGAAGCTGCGCGAGATCGGCATTTCGCCGAACGCGCTGCTGTGCCGCGCCGACCGCGCCATCCCGGAAGACGAGCGCGCCAAGATCTCGCTGTTCTCGAACATCGAAGAGCGCGCCGTGATCTCCGTCTGGGACGTCGACACGATCTACAAGGTGCCGCAGATGCTGCACGACCAGGGCCTGGACGCGATCATCTGCGAGGCGCTGGACATCGACCCGGCCCCGGCCGACCTGTCGGTCTGGTCGAAGCTGATCTACACGCTGGAGCACCCGAAGCAGGAAGTCTCGATCGGCATGGTGGGCAAGTATGTCGACCTGACCGAATCGTACAAGTCGCTGACGGAAGCGCTGCGCCACGCCGGCATCCACACGGAAAGCCGCGTCAACATCGAATACATCGACTCGGAAGAGATCGAGGCAAAGGGCCCGGGCGACCTGGCCAAGTACGACGCGATTCTCGTGCCGGGCGGCTTCGGCAAGCGCGGGGTGGAAGGCAAGATCCGTGCGGCGCAGTTCGCCCGTGAGAACAAGGTGCCTTACCTGGGCATCTGCCTGGGCATGCAGGTGGCGCTCATCGAATACGCACGCCATATGGCGGGCCTGACGAACGCCAACTCGACCGAGTTCGATGCCGACACCGACCAGCCGGTCGTCGCGCTGATCGACGAGTGGCAGGGCCAGGACGGCAAAGTGGAAAAGCGCGATGCCAACTCGGACCTGGGCGGTACGATGCGCCTGGGTGCACAGGCCTGCGCCGTCAAGCCGGGTACGCTGGCGCACGAGATCTACGGCGGCGTCGTGACGGAGCGTCACCGCCACCGCTACGAAGCGAACAACCACTACCTGCCGCGCGTGGAAGAAGCGGGCCTGGTCGTGGCGGCACGTACGCCGACGGAAGACCTGTGCGAAATCATGGAACTGCCGCGCGAAGGCGCCAATGCGCACCCATGGTATATGGGCGTGCAGTACCACCCTGAATTCAAGTCGACGCCGCGCGACGGCCACCCGCTGTTCAAGTCGTTCATCGAGGCGGCGCTGGCGCACAAGAGCGTGTCGCGCACGGCCGCCAACAGCGGCGCTGCCGTAACCGAGCAAGGAGATGCAGCATGA